The proteins below are encoded in one region of Belonocnema kinseyi isolate 2016_QV_RU_SX_M_011 chromosome 3, B_treatae_v1, whole genome shotgun sequence:
- the LOC117170394 gene encoding twist-related protein — protein MPRKRRSSVPSYMDEDDYNFEEKYDKEEDFDTRAPRNAANARERARMRVLSKAFCRLKTTLPWVPADTKLSKLDTLRLAATYIAHLRAVLRDDGDHHSETTKSLSLTLSWPFAIQSAGIPIMTNGDCDMSSSSSISPRIPEYQSHQNPQRQQNLHHLDHQSLLRCDNHDSHISNY, from the exons ATGCCGCGAAAAAGGAGATCATCTGTGCCTTCATATATGGATGAGGATGATTATAATTTCGAGGAAAAGTACGATAAAGAAGAAGATTTTGACACTCGAGCACCAAGAAATGCTGCAAACGCTCGCGAACGGGCCAGAATGAGAGTTTTAAGCAAAGCCTTTTGCCGGTTAAAAACAACTTTGCCCTGGGTTCCGGCGGATACAAAACTCAGTAAATTGGACACACTTCGTTTAGCTGCCACTTATATTGCACATCTTCGAGCAGTACTGCGCGACGATGGAGATCATCATTCCGAGACGACAAAATCCTTATCTTTGACATTG TCATGGCCATTTGCAATTCAAAGTGCTGGTATACCAATTATGACGAATGGCGATTGTGATATGTCATCCAGTTCGTCAATTTCTCCGAGAATACCAGAGTACCAGAGTCATCAAAATCCTCAGAGACAACAAAACCTCCATCATTTGGATCATCAAAGTCTATTGAGGTGCGATAATCACGATTCACATATTTCGAACTACTGA